In the Acanthochromis polyacanthus isolate Apoly-LR-REF ecotype Palm Island chromosome 20, KAUST_Apoly_ChrSc, whole genome shotgun sequence genome, gagaACTTGTTTTGGCATCTCCTCGACTGTCAGGTGATTGCTCTGGAAGGTGGTGTCGCGAATCAACTGCTGTTTGACTCCGACATACAGCGCGTCTCCCTGAGCCAGGACTCTATCGAGTGTAGTCCTGGTGAACTGACAGCCCTCAGTGTGGTATGCCAGAAATGTCAAAGCGTTACAGCTACACTGATGGTTGCGGGAAAAGACCTTGTACCTCCTATCATTCTGAGAATGACTTGCCCGGACTGACTCCACACGGCGACTCTCGCTCCTGGTTTTATCCTGAAATTATGACAAATTGTGATcagtaattattatattttcattatttattcagacaGCTTAATTTTTTGAAGTTCAGCATTAGTACTagcttttagaaatgtgttgaaTGTGTCTTCAGTTAAAGGATCATATGATTTAATGTTTCAGTGACAACTTATTGTTCATACATTATGAACATCCTCTCACCAATTTATGGAaatcttgtattattttagcGTATTATTGCTTACTATTACCTTAGCTagtttaatatacatatttgtaTGTTTATTGCAATCACGCATattatgtatatgtgtatatgatGTATATAACATATTATAcatattaataatatatattttatatatactttacacacacacacactctctctctctctacatacatatatgtatatatatatttattttgtgtgtgtgtgtgtgtgtgtgtgtgtgtacatagatATAtaggtgtctgtgtgttttgttgtattattgtattatttgtaGAATTTCCCTccgggattttttttccagggcattgtaacattttctttattttcttgaaattacatttgaaCAGATCATAATGACTTACAATTTTTCTGAGACCATGAACACATAATAACCCTATGTCACCTAATTTAATTTACTGGTTAGCTCCTATTCTGTAGACATCAACACAGATTTCAACATGAAATTACTATTTTAACATAATGGGACTTGCTTCAATGTTTGTGAGGAGGCTTAAGGAGGGTGCTTTGAGCAGACAACTTATGACTGCAGCATCAGAGTTGTTTCATCTAACAGACAGTTTACGGTCATGGGATCAACATTACTGTACAGACTGAAGGCTACTGAAGACTGCCTGGACCACATacttttcctgtttgtctgaAATGCAATTACATAGCAAAGTCAGTATTCCActgacttttttccaccatgCCAATGGCAagtgatgtaaatattttattcaccAAAACCTTTTCTGCATGAATTTTGCCAGTGGCTAGTGCTAATGTAAAACCCTGATTAGAAACAAGAGTTACTTTGTGAAAGCAATGGCATACAACACAGCATTACAGGTAGCTTATTGTATTGTGACCAGCATAATAACAGTTCTCTCAAttggcaaaaaatatttttaactgcagaaaaccaaacaaaaaacaaaaaaaacaatcatgactttacaaaaaaaaatactcgtGCATTGTCTAACATGTCTATAATAGAGGAATAAACTTACCTTGTCTGTTGGTGCATCAGCTGAGGTggatgcagctgtcatgaaccAGGGCCACTGGGCTTGTGATGGAGTCAGTGTTCGGGTCATCtgataaatgacaataacagtaacacttaaaaaataaagcaagacaATAGCTAGATAGTTGGCTAACGACTAAATAGCATCAGTTGTCTAAAAGCTAGATATCTAGCTATCCAAAAGCTATCTATGTCGCGAACGGCTAGCTAGCCTTTGAATAAGCTAGACTGCTAGCTGCCAGGAGTTTCAGTTGTCCCAAAGCTAGCAACCCGAAAGATAGAAAGCTAACGAATAAGCTAGATGGGTAGCtgatagctagctagctagtagCTTCAATTTTCCTAACGCTAGCGATTCATTGGAATTGTgattatacagtaaatgtgccagaaaaaaaacaggaacgacaaaaatggccacaaatggAGATGCCTGCTTTGTAATGTTCTTTTAATTGATTATAGAGAGGTAAATATACCTTCTCAGGAGAAGGAGGCTTGCAGCCCGCATCATCAGCTGTCCGGGCCTGTCCATCCGGTGAGGGGGTCATCATCTTGGCCATctaaacacagaacaacaaaacttcAGTGAAATGACGATGATTTTCAGTCAGATGATACATATTGATGAGAAGAGGACTAATCCTTACCTTTGCAATGGGAGAACAGAGAGGGGTTTCTGTCTTGCCCCAACTGCAGGACAATCTGGCCGGGGGTGAGTCAAACAGCTGATGACAGACGAGAAAAAACATAGCAAGTGTCAGTGTGGACAATGTAGGTGCCTGTGGAATGGAGTCAGCATGTGGTCAGAGGAAGCTTACATCATGCACTGCAGTTGGGCAGTGGGGGGGTGCCCGTCCGGGGTCCTGGGCCGTCTCACTGCTGCCCGAGCAGCCACCTGCACCATCAGAAACatcaattaaacattaattactgaagtttaaagaaatgcatcCCAGAAACACAAGTGTTGTTACGGCCTCTTTTTAGCACAAACAAACTAACTGTGAAGTTGATAAATGTTTTCAATCAAAATCCAAACCCAAAGGAAAGACAACTTACCGCCTGAGTTGCGGTGGTCAAGCCTGAAGGGGCGTCCTCCTCTGATCTCCAGGAACACAGAGCTGGAGGCGTTCCAGGCTCCTGACAAATCACAGCATTTCAGACAATGAGCACAGTCTACTCGCCTTGTTGTGCATGCTGCAATTGAAAGAGCTCCAAATGTGCAGTGTGTGACAGTTGTGTCAGAAAGTAATGTACCTTGTTCActggagaagaagcagaaggaggAGTAGTGTTCCGCGGGCAGCCGCGCAGAACTGCAGGGGACGCCACCTGTGCCAACCAAATGAGATACCAATTAAATCGAGTTGAACAGCTATCAAACAATTTAcagctacatttctgtgtagctgatTCAAGTCTTATTATTTGTGGCTGTTGTTATGAACTAGTTGTACTTAATTGCAgataacactaaaaaaaaacgtgcagaatTAACTGTCAGGAATTACATGTTCGAGCATTCATACAATCCTTCTGCGGGAgataaaattttgatcaatcaaCTTACCTTCTTTGGCTTAGGAGAAGCCTTGAAGTCCGCCAGGCAAGACATATTGGAGGGAGACACTTTTTCCATGGCACTTAGGGCTGTGCTGCTGAACCAGACGGGGTTCAGCGGAAGaaagctctcctccacctgtaaaacacaaagcagacactactaattacagtttgtcctgtcaaaaaaacaaccaatatcATCCAAAAGAAATATCTGAAGAATCACAAACCTGCTGTTGAGCCATCCTGGGCTTTGGTGAACCTCTGGACCGGGGAGGTTCCCGAGGATGGCTCgtctgcaatcacagaaagcgTCACAGTAAATTATAACTGTattgtatgtactgtatgtattttttttaaccacagtacacatattattaccattattatcACAATACATGATGTCACAGTTGtctaaaaaaaagtctaaaaaacataaagcaaTTTATCAATTACCTTGCCGCCCTGACCCATTTTCCTCCGCTCACGGGGTTTCGGGCTGGGTGGAGCAGGGGATCTCTCTCTCACAACCAATTCGGGTGTAGCTTTCCGAATTGGAGGCTGAGGAGGGATCCGGGGCGAAGGAAGTGGTGTCCCCAGTTGCTCGTTGGCAGCGGACCAGAACAACTGGACGAGGATCCCCATCCCCTCACGATCACTCAGATGGACCTgcataaataagaaataaaaaaaacccacacataaacagttttaatgtcagtgaacatcTGCCGTGAACCAAACTTGTCCAATCAACAactgtttttcacaacatactaCACTTACACCATCCTTGCTCCACAGCACCAAATTGCTCAGGGGGAAGTGCTCCGCAGCATTGAAGAACTTCACACCTTGaaaaacaattgaaaaaaaagtcatcattgtACCAAAATGTCCACTGATACTTGAGAATTGTTAAAATGTAGGTCACGTCTTTCTAGTTTGTTCATTCAGTGAATGGAATGGATGAAAAAATCTTTTTCCTCTTACCCATACGAGCAGCCACACGTCTGTATTCCTGCCGAAGCAGGTCCTGGTGTTGGACGTCAACGACCAGGCGGGGAGGAAAGTCGACCACAAAAACCTTGGACCAGCGGTTGCCACAAGTGGTGAGGAGATTGGCAAAATCCACCCCTGCCCTCTCCACAGTGGTGCTGGCCAGGTTGTTGCCAGGGGCCATGACGCAGACGGCATCAGGCGCACGAGGAACTGCAGCATGCAGAACCTCAGTGCGAATTTCCGCAGCAGAGGCCCCCGGAGTCGACAGGAAGCCAAAGCTCAGCCGAGACTCTGGCATCCGAATAAAGCCATCTACAAGAGCACGTAGATGGGAGTCCCCGACAAGAAGAATGAACTGCAAAAGAAATACCATAGTTTTAGTATGAAAGTCAAAAGAACTTATTAGGAAAATGAACAGCAACAATTAATAATTATACCTTCTTTCCAGGGAGCTCAGGAGGAATGACCAACTTGTGGTCGCGCCCAGTAAAGGGTgaagttggccattttttaACCTTGTGGCGGTAACCGGTGCCACGGCCTGTTCACAAGAAGACAGAGCAAAAGAGGATTTAAAATGGATTTCAAACAAAGAGAGCTCATACAACAATCAccattttctattattgtatGAGAACAGCAGAATCTGTGTTCAACGGGTAATTGTTGGTGGTAcactaaatatgatttgtgaagatatttcatgataaaaacAGCTGAGTACTTACGTGCAATAAAGTTTGCACGCGCCTGCCGCTCTTTCCAGAACCGTCCGGCTGGCAGGGTGGAACCAACCTTCTGTTAGCAAATAATACACTTATTTAATTCAACATCGTGCGGATGCCATGAACGTGTCCAACTTAGCACATTCTGTATTGCACAAGTGAGCATGTCAGTTCAGGTGTAAACATACCTTGTACTGGGGAGAGCGTGAGCAGTGGGGTGCGTCAATGGGAGGGGTGGGCATCTGTGACGCGTCCGGCTTCCTCCAGCGCTGCTTCTGGGCCTGGGAGCGTCTCCCCTTCCGAGGCATCCTGGAAGACAGCACAAGAGCACAAGAGAGAaacacagggagagagagagacagagagagagagagagagagagaacaaggcAGACAAAAcagatgtatgtatgtatgtatggatggatggatggatggatggatggaatgtaTGTATGGATAAATGGATCGTAATATGAGGTGTTGCTGCAAAGGTGGTTGACCAAAGGATATCAAAGGGCAATCCAGAGGCTCTCCAAAAAGGCGTCCAAaggctgctgaaaaaaaaacaaaaacacccagTTATCTAAAAGCACTGCTATGAAACAGTAAGCACCAATATGAGCAGCAAAACATGCATGTACAAGACACATCTAATGTCCTCactatgtattttttcattagAGGAAAAAATCTACTTGCACTGCTGACTCAAACTGAAACAActaattcaaaacacaaaagggcTAATGACCAGACAATGGCTACTAAATACTAAAGcactactgcatgttttctcagaaagaagaagaatctcAACATGTCTGCAGCAGAAGTAGCTGAACTGGTCTTTAACACAGCACAGAGAATTAATATGACAGGGTAATTAATGGTATGTTAACATTTCCTCATGCAACATGtcttaaataaacaatattatACTCATCATGATGTCCTAATTGACTGATAGAACTGATTGTAACATAATGTAACAAAGCactgacattttctgtgttttaaaaagctgaaaaggcagaaatagtcccacatcagcagatgcatgtactgctgctgctgctgctactataACTCCCTGTATACAATTATTCAGCTGGAGTGGCagtacttttaaacagatttaatggTGATATTCTGGAAACCAAAGCTTCAAACGAAGGCCACTGGATCATTTTAGTTTTGAAGGTGGATGATTTGATGTCTATCATTTGTAATGTTTATGGACCAAACAAAGCATCGCAAGCAAAGGACATGTTTACTGAACTCTCTTCAGCTTTGGacgatttaaaggaaaaatacaaagattCTACTATTATCATAGGAGGAGACTTTAATGATGCTCCAGATGATTACATGGACAGACATCCTCCAAGATCTGCATCATTACTGGGCTTTAAACCCACCTCATTTATAAGTGATCATCTTTTGTTAACAGATGTGTGGAGATTTATGAACCCCAATGTCACAGACTACACGTGGTCTAACACCAGCAGAAGTTTACAGTCAAGAATTGACCTTTGGTTAATCTCATCACagagtttacagtttgttttagatATTTCTCATACTCCACTGTCTGATCATAAATTAATAAGTTTAAGATGAACAGGATCAAAAGAGAATTCTAACATAAGAGGCTATtggaaattaaacattaatatattaaatgataaaaaatttaaagaagGGGTACAATTACTTGCTAAGGATATATTCGGTAAAAGAGAAATTAATCCAATTCAAAAATGGGAATActtcaaatttaaaatgagaGAAGTTGCAATTAAACGTagtaaagaaatttaaaaaaaaactaaaagatgaaaaaatgaattttctaaTAAACCAGCTACAGTTATTAAGTTCCAAACATGATCTATCTGAAGAAGCCCTAA is a window encoding:
- the LOC110972953 gene encoding uncharacterized protein LOC110972953 isoform X1 gives rise to the protein MPRKGRRSQAQKQRWRKLDASEMPTPPVDAPHCSRSPQYKKVGSTLPAGRFWKERQARANFIARRGTGYRHKVKKWPTSPFTGRDHKLVIPPELPGKKFILLVGDSHLRALVDGFIRMPESRLSFGFLSTPGASAAEIRTEVLHAAVPRAPDAVCVMAPGNNLASTTVERAGVDFANLLTTCGNRWSKVFVVDFPPRLVVDVQHQDLLRQEYRRVAARMGVKFFNAAEHFPLSNLVLWSKDGVHLSDREGMGILVQLFWSAANEQLGTPLPSPRIPPQPPIRKATPELVVRERSPAPPSPKPRERRKMGQGGKTSHPREPPRSRGSPKPRMAQQQVEESFLPLNPVWFSSTALSAMEKVSPSNMSCLADFKASPKPKKLFDSPPARLSCSWGKTETPLCSPIAKMAKMMTPSPDGQARTADDAGCKPPSPEKMTRTLTPSQAQWPWFMTAASTSADAPTDKDKTRSESRRVESVRASHSQNDRSSRSEGVQKVQWRDRTSSQKSPPLGRPVLLEILNSLPIGMSQNLDLASCSRGSGVCSVQCRPTACIGPVTAVAPHLLPPLRRDMPQTTQKTTRRLEKMGLQMNVINKC